The following coding sequences are from one Geothrix sp. window:
- a CDS encoding bacteriohemerythrin has protein sequence MTNRTASPTWRSRYATDIPSIDAHHQGLFRILRMLVESTREGPSKDEMNAILAFLERYIGVHFEGEDAFMARCGFPGAEAHAWEHARLLDQLRKLKARFNLGDDRVPGELVPMLSTWLRDHILQQDMALADYVRDRPGS, from the coding sequence ATGACGAATCGCACGGCAAGCCCGACGTGGCGCTCGCGATATGCGACGGATATCCCCAGCATCGACGCCCACCACCAGGGGCTCTTCAGGATCCTGCGCATGCTGGTGGAATCCACCCGGGAAGGGCCGTCAAAGGACGAGATGAACGCCATCCTCGCCTTTCTGGAAAGGTACATCGGGGTCCATTTCGAGGGTGAAGACGCCTTCATGGCCCGGTGCGGCTTCCCCGGCGCGGAGGCCCATGCCTGGGAGCATGCCCGCCTCCTCGACCAGCTGCGGAAACTGAAGGCGCGTTTCAACCTGGGCGATGACCGGGTCCCTGGCGAACTGGTGCCCATGCTTTCCACCTGGCTCAGGGACCACATCCTGCAGCAGGACATGGCCCTGGCCGATTACGTTCGGGACAGGCCCGGCAGCTGA
- a CDS encoding response regulator transcription factor, whose protein sequence is MNDVQAIDGRAPGNPVRGIRVVACEDQAVMRKYILSGLGRVGIKAVGVCDGIELEAHLKAHPVDIVILDIGLPGEDGYSIATRLRQERPHLGIVMLTARDETHDRVLGLDCGADLYFAKPADIRELASALGSLHRRLKLHRPADPPAGWRLDPLRARLVTPSGADVSLTDNEQRFLTPLLAQPGVVVDRDVLSRALEQIPDVYAMRRMETMLSRLRTKVLKVSPGEPLPVRARHGRGYAFLSSADEVAAPGEAQAPSGL, encoded by the coding sequence ATGAACGATGTCCAGGCAATCGACGGGAGGGCCCCCGGGAATCCGGTCAGGGGGATCCGGGTCGTCGCCTGCGAGGACCAGGCCGTGATGAGGAAATACATCCTCTCGGGACTGGGCCGGGTTGGGATCAAGGCCGTGGGCGTCTGCGACGGCATTGAGCTGGAGGCGCACCTGAAGGCCCATCCGGTCGACATCGTCATCCTCGACATCGGGCTTCCCGGAGAGGACGGCTATTCCATCGCCACGCGCCTGCGCCAAGAACGCCCCCACCTGGGCATCGTCATGCTCACCGCCCGGGACGAGACCCACGACCGGGTGCTGGGCCTGGATTGCGGGGCCGACCTCTACTTCGCCAAGCCCGCGGACATCCGGGAACTCGCTTCGGCACTGGGAAGCCTCCACCGCAGGCTCAAACTGCACCGGCCGGCCGATCCTCCCGCAGGATGGCGGCTGGATCCCCTTCGCGCCCGGCTGGTCACCCCTTCCGGAGCCGACGTGTCCCTGACGGACAACGAGCAGCGCTTCCTGACCCCCCTGCTCGCTCAGCCTGGCGTGGTGGTCGACCGGGACGTCCTCTCCCGGGCCCTTGAGCAGATTCCGGATGTCTATGCCATGCGCCGGATGGAGACCATGCTCAGCCGGCTCCGGACCAAGGTCCTGAAGGTAAGCCCGGGGGAGCCATTGCCCGTGCGGGCCCGCCATGGAAGGGGCTATGCCTTCCTCAGCAGCGCCGATGAGGTGGCTGCCCCGGGGGAGGCCCAGGCACCGTCCGGACTGTAA
- a CDS encoding 3-oxoacyl-ACP synthase III family protein, translating to MRSVITGTGIGVPPHLVTNEALSKLMDTSDEWIRVRSGIQERRYAEPGQGSSDLGAIAARNAIADAGLTPTDIDAVIFATMTPDHVLPGNGPLLQAALGLRDIPTFDIRQQCSGFLYGLELADLVLQSGRYRRVLLVGAEVHSPFMPWHLGWDTVIGLSTREVTEAERAANTAIRDRTVLFGDGAGAVVIEARDGEAGLGPIRLHTDGTAAGVLMMPGASFKRRPFVSHEQIDAGETVPVMSGKEVFRTAVTLMPQAVREVCALSGLAVEDLDLLLIHQANLRIIEGVQKALGLPPEKVPHNVERWGNTTAATLPILFHECRQQGLIKPGMNLVFTALGSGLHWGAALYRA from the coding sequence ATGCGAAGCGTCATCACTGGAACGGGCATCGGCGTGCCCCCACACCTCGTCACGAACGAGGCGCTGTCGAAGCTCATGGATACCTCGGACGAGTGGATCCGCGTGCGCAGCGGCATCCAGGAGCGGCGCTATGCAGAACCGGGCCAGGGTTCGAGCGACCTGGGCGCGATCGCCGCCCGGAACGCCATCGCGGATGCCGGTCTGACGCCCACCGACATCGACGCGGTGATCTTCGCGACCATGACCCCGGATCACGTGCTGCCGGGCAATGGCCCCCTCCTGCAGGCGGCCCTGGGCCTGCGGGACATCCCCACCTTCGACATCCGGCAGCAGTGCAGCGGCTTCCTCTACGGGCTGGAGCTGGCGGACCTCGTCCTCCAGAGCGGCCGCTACCGGCGCGTCCTCCTCGTGGGCGCCGAAGTGCACTCCCCCTTCATGCCCTGGCACCTGGGCTGGGACACGGTCATCGGGCTCTCCACCCGGGAGGTCACGGAAGCCGAGCGGGCCGCCAACACCGCCATCCGGGACCGGACCGTGCTCTTCGGCGATGGCGCGGGGGCCGTGGTGATCGAGGCCCGCGACGGGGAGGCGGGCCTGGGCCCCATCCGGCTCCACACGGACGGCACCGCGGCCGGCGTGTTGATGATGCCGGGCGCCAGCTTCAAGCGGAGGCCCTTCGTGTCGCACGAGCAGATCGACGCCGGGGAGACGGTCCCGGTCATGTCCGGCAAGGAGGTCTTCAGGACCGCCGTGACCCTGATGCCCCAGGCCGTCCGGGAGGTTTGCGCCCTCTCGGGCCTGGCCGTGGAGGACCTGGACCTGCTGCTCATCCACCAGGCCAACCTTCGCATCATCGAGGGCGTGCAGAAGGCCCTGGGGCTGCCCCCCGAGAAGGTGCCCCACAACGTCGAGCGCTGGGGCAACACCACAGCCGCCACGCTGCCCATCCTGTTCCACGAGTGCCGCCAGCAGGGCCTGATCAAGCCCGGCATGAACCTGGTGTTCACCGCCCTGGGTTCCGGCCTCCACTGGGGTGCCGCGCTCTACCGCGCCTGA